The following DNA comes from Lates calcarifer isolate ASB-BC8 unplaced genomic scaffold, TLL_Latcal_v3 _unitig_959_quiver_953, whole genome shotgun sequence.
ACTCAACACTGACGAGACGGGATCAGGTACAGAAACAATGGAAACGTGACAGTGTGATATCTCTGGTTAACACTGGGCATAGCTACAGTGTTATTCATTGACTTTCATAACCATTATTATAATATCACTGAACTGTAATGCTGTGTTAGAGCAGACTGTAACACCAAGTAATAATTACTTTTCTTATGTtatggaaatgaatgaaacacgAAAACGTAGCAGTATGGATTAAGAATCTATTCCTTTTATGTAAAGCGTGCTATTTGtaaaatgtgaagaaaaggTTTAGGGTTAGCTATGATGGCTAAAACTTCAAACCCTAAcctttaaaattttgtttggCATAAACAAGAAACAACTACACAAGTGACAAATGAATGGATTAGAACTTGgatgtcattttatttcatggtTTCTTTAAACCATCTTTATCTCTGAAAAGCCAAAGATTGTAGAAAATTCTCTACACTGTATTTACTGGCCGTCTTCTCTCCTCAGACTCGTGGATGTACCCTCTGACCGACTCTTCCTACGACAGTCTGGAGAACGAGTTGGACAACAGCAGTGGTGGATCACCAAGCCTCTGCAGCAGAAAGCAACTACAGTCCAAACCACTGCAGGGCAGCCTGGACTCCATCCTCACATTTAGCGACTACGACCAAGACACAGACCCTGATGTACACCACACCCAGACTGACGGGCTGCATGGTCTGAGGTCACGGCCACTTGTGAGAACCAGAGGCAGGAGACAGAACCCAGACTTCACCAGGCCCAGCCAGGACACACCAACTGTGgacacctcctccaccctggACTCCCTGTCCTTGGAGGGTCGACACAGACCGAGGCGGCGCTCGGAGCCGGCTATAGCGTATGTGACCAAGTTTCAGCCATGTGTTTCAGGGGGCGCTGATGGTGAGGATGGTGAGGAAGAGCTTTCCAGGAAGCCTGGCAGCCACacactccttcacacacactccagagGTCAGGTCAAGAGAGGTGGAGGCGACCTGCGTGGTGAGAGGTCAGCAGCTCTGGAAGCCAGCTCCTCCAGCCTTTCCTCTACCCCCACCTCCCCTGCACCAACATGCTCCTCCCTGGACTCCCTGGACTCCCCCAGCAGTGACCACACCAGGGCGATCAGGCGGGGGCTTCACCCAACCAAGACACACCTGCCGTCTGGATCACTTTCCACCTCTGTCCCATCTACACCCTTCACCATCACCTCTGCTCTGACTTCCAGTGGATCTTCAGAGCTGGGGACTAGTCCAAAAGACTCCCCACCAAAAGAACCACTCAACTGGGGGACTTTAAAAGCCTGCAGGGGCCTCCACCCAAACTCATGGCTGAGGAAAGACCGGAGACTGTCACTAACCCAACAAGACAACTtggacaaagaagaagaggacaagACTGGGGTGAGTAAAACAGTAACTTAATCTTAATCAATTAAAACTGATGTAGGGTTGAATTATTTGAATTGCACAATCAGAGCTGAAGCTATTGATCGATCAGTTAGTCATGACACTGTATTTATGTCCACAAACAGGGAGGACCCACTGAAAAGCTGCTCACACTTGGgaaagctggaggaggaggaaaactcATCTCCAGCAGCCAACAAAAGCCCAAAGTGTCCAGAGCCACTAAAGATTCAGGAGGAGGGGGCCACGCGAAGGGAAGGCCTGGCCACGAGCCCCAAAAGCCCCAGCGTCTTAAACAGGACTCATCCAGCCCCCCCTCTCACCACCGCTCTACAGGGAGCCTCCAGCTGCCCAAATCCTCCTGGGTTCATTCCCCAGACTCCCCGCCAAAGGCCAGCCCGCCCAGCGACAGCCACGCCAGTCCTACAGCTGACGTCACCAACCAGAGGCGAGCAGCAGAGAGCGAGGCGAACGAGCTGAAGCAGCCGTCACCGTCTCTGTTTTACAAGCAGAGTGCACCAGCTCTGTCCCTGTTCAAACGACACAAGTCTCACTCTGTAGAGGAGGAGCGTAACACCAGGCTCTATCAGCGCCGGGGGTCAGAGCCTGGACGGCAGCTCGTGGACCGAGCGTCCACCCTCACCCGGGCGAGGCTGCCCAGCGACCCGGGACTGAAGGTGTCCGAGGTGGATTCAAAGGGAGAGACAGCGGAGGCCCGTTTCTGCCTCTCCCCCTACGCCACCAAAGCAGTGAGGGACTACTTCTCCTCGCACCCACGCAGTAACCCCCAGAGCAGCCAGCAGGTGGCGCTCGCTCTGGTGGAGAGTCACAGGGAGTGGCTGAAGAGATGCAGCGATCCCTCAGCTGAGCCAGATTTTGACCAACTTCTGTTTGCAGAGGAATCCTACGTCTGATCTGTACTGTAACCTGGAGCGACATTAGATCAGGTAAAAGCACAACACAAGTCACTCAACTGCCATGTCATAATGACAAAATGGACGCtagaaatacaaatacaatacatCTCTGCTGTTTCAAACTAAAGAATTTAAATATTGCAGCtttgaaaatgttgatgtttcatTACAATCCAGAGTTAACAGGTACACAAACCCTGAGaggcaaatgagaaaaaaaattctgttgaTTAAGTCTGATCTAAAGtatttttcctcctgtgttttaagggttagggttaggttactTAAAACTTAAGTGTTAAGTTAATTTTGAATGTCTCCAAGCACACTTTACACAAGCTGCATATAATCTTACATAACTTGCTAACACACAAAATTTTACAAAATCATATATTACAAAAAATCCTGGCAAAAACTTTTTCCACCTGTTCTTACATCATAAACAGAAGAAGCAACTATTTATTTCAGACTTACAAATGGATCACCAGAACTTTTTCCCACTTGCCCTCAGGGCTTCCGTAGTACACAGCAATTATACTCACTACCTTAAAATAACTTTGGATTGTGTCTTGATATTTGAAGTAGCACCTGAGTCTATAACTAGTTTCACACAAGACTTggtaagtttttaaaaatacatttcaaacaaacaaatgaagcttATTCCATTGAAGGAATGTGATTTTTGCTTGAATGTCCTCAAGGCTGGATTTACACCTGCAGAAAGAATCTGTGTAAAGATGTTTATCACAGTCTAAACAGATGGATTGATTTGATATCAAACACGTTTTGTTTAAGGAACgtcacttgtgtgttttttttaattatatcaGGCCAAATTTTAAACCTGCCAATTGAAAAACTACCTGCTGTTGCCTTCTTTAATCACAAAGAAAGTAGCTGAATTGGCCATTAGCTAACTTAAgcaaaaaacaggatttttccCAAGGTTTAACAAACACTATCTCCTATGAAGCATGTTCATACACAATTCGTTTACATATTCTGTGGGACACAAATTGGGATGGTTAAGGCTTGTGCTCAGCGCTAACACTGATTATTATGACTTTTACCAAATATGGTCATCATACAGCTTGTGAACATTGGCAGTAACTTAAAATGTTATTG
Coding sequences within:
- the LOC108880548 gene encoding rho GTPase-activating protein 20, with amino-acid sequence MKSQSYRRQSAPSLVITKALTRSKTLSRESFLVPVCPETCPLVQSFLTGSDRSFLLHGHAQLKTGMQTQDRHLFLFNDILVIAKAKSANHFKQKARICVCEMWTAGCMDEVCEGSTNPERSFVMGWPTCNCVATFSSAEQKEKWLSLLKSRIKEEKEREEPKTIPLRVYGKGINTFAVTKTLPVSNSDSTNEVIRLALQQFSIIGNVKDYQLWVISKRDNAPYPLIGHEFPFSIQMSHVRHTASQGSSAGGRDAAAAAPPADRQKAMQVEQLQVYKQCQFIMKPRPAEPLQQHESADLSQKPFKRRRSLITWAFWRGSSSHLNELSFAGAARGCLFSQPLSSVCVEDALPKPVMDMLAFLYHEGSWTRGIFRRPAGARAVRELRDSLDAGEFQLPLTRDHVFVIAGVFKDFLRSIPGSLLCCELHEEWMDVLEEEEEEDEQVQDIQRMICRLPKGNALLLRYLLAVLHGIQGNEHENQMTSFNLSVCIAPSMLWPPGAPCSPEVEGEGTKKVCELVKFMIEHCQQILGEDPSSLFGGPPTRLNTDETGSDSWMYPLTDSSYDSLENELDNSSGGSPSLCSRKQLQSKPLQGSLDSILTFSDYDQDTDPDVHHTQTDGLHGLRSRPLVRTRGRRQNPDFTRPSQDTPTVDTSSTLDSLSLEGRHRPRRRSEPAIAYVTKFQPCVSGGADGEDGEEELSRKPGSHTLLHTHSRGQVKRGGGDLRGERSAALEASSSSLSSTPTSPAPTCSSLDSLDSPSSDHTRAIRRGLHPTKTHLPSGSLSTSVPSTPFTITSALTSSGSSELGTSPKDSPPKEPLNWGTLKACRGLHPNSWLRKDRRLSLTQQDNLDKEEEDKTGGGPTEKLLTLGKAGGGGKLISSSQQKPKVSRATKDSGGGGHAKGRPGHEPQKPQRLKQDSSSPPSHHRSTGSLQLPKSSWVHSPDSPPKASPPSDSHASPTADVTNQRRAAESEANELKQPSPSLFYKQSAPALSLFKRHKSHSVEEERNTRLYQRRGSEPGRQLVDRASTLTRARLPSDPGLKVSEVDSKGETAEARFCLSPYATKAVRDYFSSHPRSNPQSSQQVALALVESHREWLKRCSDPSAEPDFDQLLFAEESYV